In Bacteriovorax stolpii, a single genomic region encodes these proteins:
- a CDS encoding CheR family methyltransferase: MSEALNLLEDMGPVTIGRVIKKVYMLTGISMNEQKKTMLQSRMRRRMRELNIGSYDAYMDYLDKTPAETQNFINIMTTNETFFFRTPRVWEHFQKEFLPEWFKNNPNGVLKIWSAASSSGEEAYSIAISCNEFKLKNPSFDFKIMGSDISSDMLQEATAGTYAEKSIEFMRRSQPELFEKYFIKKEDKLFDVSGEIKKRVQFQPHNLFTVKKEMFDIIFLRNVLIYFTGEDQEKVLKNVAKSLKEEGTLMIGESESLNRLDTPYEFKSACVYKLPKKA, encoded by the coding sequence ATGTCAGAAGCTTTAAATCTACTTGAAGATATGGGCCCGGTCACAATTGGCCGGGTTATTAAAAAAGTTTATATGCTCACGGGCATTTCGATGAATGAGCAGAAAAAGACAATGCTGCAAAGTCGTATGCGCAGACGTATGCGTGAACTCAATATTGGCTCTTATGATGCTTATATGGACTATCTGGATAAAACTCCAGCTGAGACCCAGAATTTCATTAATATCATGACAACTAATGAAACTTTTTTCTTCAGGACACCAAGAGTTTGGGAGCACTTTCAAAAAGAGTTTCTTCCTGAGTGGTTTAAAAATAATCCCAATGGCGTTTTAAAAATCTGGTCTGCTGCATCTTCTTCAGGTGAAGAAGCTTACAGCATTGCGATTTCCTGCAACGAGTTCAAGCTTAAAAACCCTTCTTTTGATTTCAAAATTATGGGAAGTGATATCTCCAGCGATATGCTTCAAGAAGCGACTGCTGGTACCTATGCCGAGAAGTCGATTGAATTCATGAGAAGAAGTCAGCCTGAGTTGTTTGAAAAATACTTCATAAAAAAAGAGGATAAACTTTTTGATGTATCGGGTGAGATTAAAAAAAGAGTGCAATTCCAGCCGCACAATCTTTTCACCGTAAAAAAAGAGATGTTTGACATTATTTTTTTAAGAAATGTTTTGATTTATTTCACTGGGGAAGACCAGGAAAAAGTCTTAAAAAATGTGGCGAAGAGTTTAAAGGAAGAAGGAACTCTCATGATTGGAGAGTCGGAGTCGCTTAACAGGCTTGATACTCCATACGAGTTTAAATCTGCATGCGTATATAAACTGCCCAAAAAGGCATAA